The following proteins come from a genomic window of Bradysia coprophila strain Holo2 unplaced genomic scaffold, BU_Bcop_v1 contig_138, whole genome shotgun sequence:
- the LOC119073153 gene encoding SET and MYND domain-containing protein 4-like translates to MDDLIDIFAYRIGADKSFADKFKICATNSDRVKLVKSKLKEYSISIVGKTASGIPSTNKHDGKSLEFRQSGHKWYSQDGRHFDALENYNESLCFAEENSENLGLSYASRAAVYYDWKLNQLCHENIQLAKKSGYPDRLKNELVTLQTKCKKKLKRSKKNLNNSPIFEPTLSFKPHDHVPFIADCLDIRRNKKYGRYIITNRNLSTGQILAIEDRYFSVLLPKLRYQRCANCLTENCLSLIPCRNCTGAMFCSQYCYDEANQSFHQFECPIIDFLHETCNRTQLIALRAAIYAITSYDSLDELKKDMSNIDNIEVTAFSCEYPTTSKKEQFLKILSFPTKQAERSTEDLLGVAAVASALYDQLMDRTNLKPLLPNEEDQNLLMELLFRFLQIARMYFHSLSLSNRQYRSPQGGVIGSAAFPFCSLINHSCSPNIVRIPFGNKMVVFVLRNIKKGEQLFDNYGSHHFIDTLSYRQEEMQLNYLFTCDCNACTNNFPSHKNLPNGNIENGVTDMDTDKLMSGDAVYAAQRWKRFCEYLSKYDSKYPCTQLNVAQSHLREALHIMADNISISLKY, encoded by the exons aTGGATGATTTAATTGATATATTTGCGTACCGTATTGGGGCAGACAAAAGTTTTgccgataaatttaaaatttgtgcaACGAACAGCGATCGTGTTAAACttgtgaaaagtaaattgaagGAATATTCGATATCAATAGTGGGTAAAACGGCTTCTGGTATTCCCTCAACGAATAAGCATGACGGGAAATCATTAGAGTTCCGTCAGAGTGGACATAAATGGTATTCGCAAGACGGAAGGCATTTTGATGCTTTGGAAAATTACAACGAAAGTCTGTGTTTCGCCGAGGAGAATTCAGAAAACCTTGGCTTAAGTTATGCCAGCCGCGCAGCCGTCTATTATGATTGGAAATTAAACCAGTTGTGTCATGAAAACATTCAATTGGCAAAAAAATCTGGTTATCCTGACcgtttaaaaaatgaactAGTGACGCTGCAGACCAAATGCAAGAAGAAACTGAAACGGTCGAAAAAGAATTTGAACAATAGTCCGATATTTGAACCTACACTTAGTTTCAAACCTCATGACCATGTACCGTTCATCGCAGATTGTTTGGACATTCGAAGAAATAAGAAGTACGGCAGATACATCATAACAAATCGAAATCTATCTACCGGTCAAATTTTAGCAATTGAAGATCGTTACTTTTCAGTTCTTCTGCCAAAATTGCGATACCAAAGGTGTGCCAATTGCTTAACAGAAAACTGTTTGAGTTTGATTCCTTGCCGAAATTGTACCGGCGCAATGTTTTGCAGCCAATACTGCTACGACGAAGCGAACCAATCGTTTCATCAATTCGAATGTCCTATTATTGATTTCCTTCATGAAACATGCAATCGCACTCAATTAATAGCATTACGAGCTGCTATCTATGCTATCACCAGTTACGATTCATTAGATGAGTTGAAGAAAGATATGTCGAACATTGATAACATTGAGGTCACTGCATTTTCTTGTGAATATCCAACCACGTCTAAAAAGGAGCAATTTTTGAAGATTCTCTCATTCCCTACAAAGCAAGCAGAACGATCCACAGAAGATCTATTGGGTGTGGCTGCAGTTGCATCAGCATTATACGATCAATTAATGGATCGAACGAATTTAAAGCCATTGCTACCTAACGAGGAGGATCAGAATCTACTAATGGAACTTCTATTCAGATTCCTACAGATAGCACGAATGTATTTTCACTCGCTTTCACTGTCCAATCGTCAATATAGGAGTCCACAAGGAGGTGTAATCGGTTCGGCAGCATTTCCGTTTTGCAGCCTTATCAACCACTCATGCTCACCAAATATTGTTCGAATACCATTTGGGAACAAGATGGTTGTGTTTGTGTTGAGGAACATAAAAAAGGGAGAGCAGCTTTTCGATAATTATGG ATCGCATCACTTCATAGACACCTTAAGTTATCGCCAAGAAGA AATGCAATTGAACTATTTGTTCACATGTGACTGTAACGCTTGTACAAATAATTTCCCGTCGCATAAAAATCTTCCAAACGGAAACATCGAAAATGGAGTGACTGATATGGACACTGATAAATTGATGAGTGGTGATGCTGTCTATGCTGCACAGCGGTGGAAACGTTTTTGCGAATATTTGTCCAAGTATGATAGTAAATATCCATGCACTCAGTTGAATGTTGCTCAAAGTCATTTGAGGGAGGCTCTACATATAATGGCCGATAATATTTCGATTAGTTTAAAATACTGA
- the LOC119073142 gene encoding tyrosine-protein phosphatase non-receptor type 4-like isoform X2: MLEKLRIGRFSSSYKTRNAAELAREKKVPTIGVTVLFLDDSINTFTVEKRAKGGDLLGQVFDHLELFEKDYFGLQYIQQPGDVVRWLDPNKPLRKQWDSAKGDSNTPFLFRVKFYVTDPSRLQEEYTRYQFYLQIKRDIFQGKLTCPLNTACLLASYTVQSELGDYNPLEHLNGYLSPLRLLAEQTEEAERRISELHKLHRGQLPADAEYNYLEHAKKLYMYGVDLHKAVDSTGKEISLGVTSVGLVVFQNNVRMNVFSWSKMVKISFKRKEFFIQLRREPSESYDTLLGFGMGTHKNAKSLWKSCVEHHSFFRLERPNRLPRFLPLSLGSKFYYSGRTELQAVQESKQRGKISRIFTRSPSKRILTHCTSKQNGSDSNGKSTILSLTKSYRSHDNKIQSKQSDALPRKAWESQSDDDGGFIERCAKSFEFPLSHSCDSSAPCNDDHTTGVDDNLITVRLVADEAGRFGFNVRGGVDLNLPVLVSRVAPHTPADRTNPRISQGDQVVMINGCDVSGMLHEQVVSLIRSSTDQSGELVLTVRPCVTVNSVCDYTEEEPMYQYVPDAPEYPLTGDALFSQSLLLLSDGLASGALLSQYEQLYRKNSDLAITEAKKTENLAKNRYRDISPYDCTRVVLIKSESGDYINANYVNMEIPEGGVNRYIATQGPLSTTTTDFWRMVQQESSHLIVMLTTVMERGRPKCHQYWPLLGEELDMGNSFSVKCLSEEADETGSFVFRELVLCDKCSGENRLIQHMQYLAWPDHGVPSDPQLFLDFTEKVRAVRKKSLLEEIDLSLKHMRLMGSDRCGDSELPCGIGSEDGESPEELVLPPSTSIHQYMSAANPPVIIHCSAGIGRTGVLILMDTALALMDAREPVYPLDIVQGMRDQRACMVQNVSQYRFVCECICAAYVKIARSDAISKSEDS, from the exons ATGCTTGAAAAGCTTCGCATAGGAAGATTCAGTAGTTCATATAAGACACGAAACGCTGCAGAACTGGCTCGGGAAAAGAAAGTACCAACAATCGGGGTGACGGTGCTGTTCCTCGATGACTCGATAAACACGTTTACCGTCGAa AAACGAGCGAAGGGTGGCGACTTGTTGGGTCAAGTTTTTGATCATCTAGAATTATTCGAGAAGGACTACTTCGGGTTGCAGTATATCCAGCAACCAGGAGATGTCGTG CGATGGCTGGATCCGAACAAACCACTGCGGAAACAATGGGACAGCGCGAAAGGCGATTCAAATACACCGTTTTTATTTAGAGTTAAG TTTTACGTAACCGATCCGAGTCGACTACAGGAAGAATATACACGCTACCAATTCTATTTACAAATTAAACGTGATATATTCCAAGGGAAACTCACATGTCCATTAAATACGGCTTGTCTATTGGCTAGCTACACTGTACAAT CTGAACTTGGTGACTATAATCCGTTGGAACATTTAAATGGCTATCTATCGCCGCTTCGATTGCTAGCTGAACAGACTGAAGAAGCAGAACGTCGAATCTCAGAATTGCATAAGTTACATCGTGGTCAATTACCTGCAGATGCCGAATATAATTACTTGGAGCATGCGAAGAAGTTGTACATGTACGGTGTGGATTTGCACAAAGCTGTTGATTCGACTGGTAAAGAAATTAGCCTAGGTGTAACATCGGTTGGTCTGGTTGTTTTCCAAAATAATGTTCGCATGAACGTTTTTTCGTGGTCCAAAATGgtgaaaatatctttcaaaaggAAAGAATTCTTCATTCAATTACGACGTGAACCA TCGGAAAGTTATGACACATTATTGGGTTTTGGCATGGGCACTCATAAAAACGCCAAGTCTTTATGGAAGTCCTGCGTAGAACACCATTCATTCTTTCGATTGGAACGTCCCAATCGTTTACCACGCTTTCTGCCATTGTCACTGGGTTCGAAATTCTATTACTCTGGACGGACAGAACTGCAGGCGGTTCAAGAGAGTAAACAACGTGGAAAAATATCAAGGATATTCACTCGTTCGCCCAGCAAACGAATACTAACCCATTGTACGTCGAAGCAGAATGGTTCCGACAGTAACGGGAAATCGACTATTTTAAGTTTGACCAAATCTTATCGATCCCAtgacaataaaattcaatcaaaacagTCGGACGCATTGCCAAGAAAAGCATGGGAGTCACAAAGCGATGA CGATGGTGGTTTCATCGAACGGTGTGCAAAATCATTTGAGTTTCCATTATCGCACAGCTGTGACTCTTCCGCACCTTGCAATGATGATCATACAACAGGCGTTGACGATAATCTCATAACAGTTCGGTTAGTAGCTGATGAAGCCGGTCGTTTTGGTTTCAATGTTCGAGGTGGTGTCGATCTAAATTTGCCAGTATTAGTTTCACGTGTTGCACCACACACACCAGCCGATCGCACAAATCCGAGGATTAGTCAGGGCGATCAAGTTGTCATGATAAATGGTTGTGACGTGAGTGGAATGCTTCACGAACAAGTTGTTTCACTGATTCGGTCAAGCACTGATCAATCGGGAGAGCTTGTTCTTACCGTTCGACCATGTGTGACCGTAAATTCAGTGTGCGATTATACCGAAGAAGAGCCAATGTATCAATACGTGCCGGACGCTCCAGAATATCCGCTGACTGGTGATGCGCTATTTTCACAATCATTGCTCCTTCTGAGTGATGGATTGGCATCAGGTGCACTTTTGTCACAATATGAGCAGTtgtaccgaaaaaattcagatttgGCTATAACCGAGGCaaagaaaactgaaaacttaGCCAAAAATCGATATCGTGACATATCACCAT ATGACTGTACTAGGGTAGTCCTTATAAAATCCGAGTCGGGTGACTACATAAACGCCAATTATGTTAATATGGAAATACCGGAAGGTGGAGTCAATCGATATATTGCGACCCAAGGACCCTTATCGACAACGACTACGGATTTTTGGCGAATGGTTCAACAAGAAAGTAGTCATCTCATTGTTATGTTAACCACTGTTATGGAACGTGGTCGTCCTAAGTGCCACCAATACTGGCCATTACTTGGCGAAGAGTTGGACATGGGAAATTCATTTTCGGTGAAATGTCTAAGCGAAGAGGCTGACGAAACGGGTAGTTTCGTATTTCGAGAGCTTGTTTTATGTGATAAATGT TCCGGTGAGAATCGTCTAATACAACATATGCAATATTTGGCGTGGCCGGACCATGGAGTTCCGTCCGATCCACAGCTGTTTTTAGATTTTACCGAGAAAGTTCGTGCCGTCAGAAAGAAATCGTTGCTTGAAGAAATCGATCTAAGCCTAAAACATATGCGACTGATGGGCTCAGATCGTTGCGGTGATAGTGAATTGCCTTGTGGTATTGGTAGTGAAGATGGTGAAAGTCCTGAGGAACTAGTTTTACCCCCGTCAACAAGTATTCATCAATATATGAGCGCTGCTAATCCGCCAGTTATCATTCATTGTTCAGCCG GTATTGGTCGAACTGGTGTGCTTATTTTGATGGACACTGCTCTAGCCTTAATGGATGCTCGTGAGCCAGTATACCCATTAGACATAGTCCAAGGCATGAGAGATCAACGTGCCTGCATGGTACAGAATGTG AGTCAATATCGCTTTGTGTGCGAATGTATATGCGCAGCTTATGTTAAAATAGCACGATCGGATGCTATCTCGAAGTCAGAAGATTCGTAA
- the LOC119073142 gene encoding tyrosine-protein phosphatase non-receptor type 4-like isoform X1 has protein sequence MLEKLRIGRFSSSYKTRNAAELAREKKVPTIGVTVLFLDDSINTFTVEKRAKGGDLLGQVFDHLELFEKDYFGLQYIQQPGDVVRWLDPNKPLRKQWDSAKGDSNTPFLFRVKFYVTDPSRLQEEYTRYQFYLQIKRDIFQGKLTCPLNTACLLASYTVQSELGDYNPLEHLNGYLSPLRLLAEQTEEAERRISELHKLHRGQLPADAEYNYLEHAKKLYMYGVDLHKAVDSTGKEISLGVTSVGLVVFQNNVRMNVFSWSKMVKISFKRKEFFIQLRREPSESYDTLLGFGMGTHKNAKSLWKSCVEHHSFFRLERPNRLPRFLPLSLGSKFYYSGRTELQAVQESKQRGKISRIFTRSPSKRILTHCTSKQNGSDSNGKSTILSLTKSYRSHDNKIQSKQSDALPRKAWESQSDDSDGGFIERCAKSFEFPLSHSCDSSAPCNDDHTTGVDDNLITVRLVADEAGRFGFNVRGGVDLNLPVLVSRVAPHTPADRTNPRISQGDQVVMINGCDVSGMLHEQVVSLIRSSTDQSGELVLTVRPCVTVNSVCDYTEEEPMYQYVPDAPEYPLTGDALFSQSLLLLSDGLASGALLSQYEQLYRKNSDLAITEAKKTENLAKNRYRDISPYDCTRVVLIKSESGDYINANYVNMEIPEGGVNRYIATQGPLSTTTTDFWRMVQQESSHLIVMLTTVMERGRPKCHQYWPLLGEELDMGNSFSVKCLSEEADETGSFVFRELVLCDKCSGENRLIQHMQYLAWPDHGVPSDPQLFLDFTEKVRAVRKKSLLEEIDLSLKHMRLMGSDRCGDSELPCGIGSEDGESPEELVLPPSTSIHQYMSAANPPVIIHCSAGIGRTGVLILMDTALALMDAREPVYPLDIVQGMRDQRACMVQNVSQYRFVCECICAAYVKIARSDAISKSEDS, from the exons ATGCTTGAAAAGCTTCGCATAGGAAGATTCAGTAGTTCATATAAGACACGAAACGCTGCAGAACTGGCTCGGGAAAAGAAAGTACCAACAATCGGGGTGACGGTGCTGTTCCTCGATGACTCGATAAACACGTTTACCGTCGAa AAACGAGCGAAGGGTGGCGACTTGTTGGGTCAAGTTTTTGATCATCTAGAATTATTCGAGAAGGACTACTTCGGGTTGCAGTATATCCAGCAACCAGGAGATGTCGTG CGATGGCTGGATCCGAACAAACCACTGCGGAAACAATGGGACAGCGCGAAAGGCGATTCAAATACACCGTTTTTATTTAGAGTTAAG TTTTACGTAACCGATCCGAGTCGACTACAGGAAGAATATACACGCTACCAATTCTATTTACAAATTAAACGTGATATATTCCAAGGGAAACTCACATGTCCATTAAATACGGCTTGTCTATTGGCTAGCTACACTGTACAAT CTGAACTTGGTGACTATAATCCGTTGGAACATTTAAATGGCTATCTATCGCCGCTTCGATTGCTAGCTGAACAGACTGAAGAAGCAGAACGTCGAATCTCAGAATTGCATAAGTTACATCGTGGTCAATTACCTGCAGATGCCGAATATAATTACTTGGAGCATGCGAAGAAGTTGTACATGTACGGTGTGGATTTGCACAAAGCTGTTGATTCGACTGGTAAAGAAATTAGCCTAGGTGTAACATCGGTTGGTCTGGTTGTTTTCCAAAATAATGTTCGCATGAACGTTTTTTCGTGGTCCAAAATGgtgaaaatatctttcaaaaggAAAGAATTCTTCATTCAATTACGACGTGAACCA TCGGAAAGTTATGACACATTATTGGGTTTTGGCATGGGCACTCATAAAAACGCCAAGTCTTTATGGAAGTCCTGCGTAGAACACCATTCATTCTTTCGATTGGAACGTCCCAATCGTTTACCACGCTTTCTGCCATTGTCACTGGGTTCGAAATTCTATTACTCTGGACGGACAGAACTGCAGGCGGTTCAAGAGAGTAAACAACGTGGAAAAATATCAAGGATATTCACTCGTTCGCCCAGCAAACGAATACTAACCCATTGTACGTCGAAGCAGAATGGTTCCGACAGTAACGGGAAATCGACTATTTTAAGTTTGACCAAATCTTATCGATCCCAtgacaataaaattcaatcaaaacagTCGGACGCATTGCCAAGAAAAGCATGGGAGTCACAAAGCGATGA TAGCGATGGTGGTTTCATCGAACGGTGTGCAAAATCATTTGAGTTTCCATTATCGCACAGCTGTGACTCTTCCGCACCTTGCAATGATGATCATACAACAGGCGTTGACGATAATCTCATAACAGTTCGGTTAGTAGCTGATGAAGCCGGTCGTTTTGGTTTCAATGTTCGAGGTGGTGTCGATCTAAATTTGCCAGTATTAGTTTCACGTGTTGCACCACACACACCAGCCGATCGCACAAATCCGAGGATTAGTCAGGGCGATCAAGTTGTCATGATAAATGGTTGTGACGTGAGTGGAATGCTTCACGAACAAGTTGTTTCACTGATTCGGTCAAGCACTGATCAATCGGGAGAGCTTGTTCTTACCGTTCGACCATGTGTGACCGTAAATTCAGTGTGCGATTATACCGAAGAAGAGCCAATGTATCAATACGTGCCGGACGCTCCAGAATATCCGCTGACTGGTGATGCGCTATTTTCACAATCATTGCTCCTTCTGAGTGATGGATTGGCATCAGGTGCACTTTTGTCACAATATGAGCAGTtgtaccgaaaaaattcagatttgGCTATAACCGAGGCaaagaaaactgaaaacttaGCCAAAAATCGATATCGTGACATATCACCAT ATGACTGTACTAGGGTAGTCCTTATAAAATCCGAGTCGGGTGACTACATAAACGCCAATTATGTTAATATGGAAATACCGGAAGGTGGAGTCAATCGATATATTGCGACCCAAGGACCCTTATCGACAACGACTACGGATTTTTGGCGAATGGTTCAACAAGAAAGTAGTCATCTCATTGTTATGTTAACCACTGTTATGGAACGTGGTCGTCCTAAGTGCCACCAATACTGGCCATTACTTGGCGAAGAGTTGGACATGGGAAATTCATTTTCGGTGAAATGTCTAAGCGAAGAGGCTGACGAAACGGGTAGTTTCGTATTTCGAGAGCTTGTTTTATGTGATAAATGT TCCGGTGAGAATCGTCTAATACAACATATGCAATATTTGGCGTGGCCGGACCATGGAGTTCCGTCCGATCCACAGCTGTTTTTAGATTTTACCGAGAAAGTTCGTGCCGTCAGAAAGAAATCGTTGCTTGAAGAAATCGATCTAAGCCTAAAACATATGCGACTGATGGGCTCAGATCGTTGCGGTGATAGTGAATTGCCTTGTGGTATTGGTAGTGAAGATGGTGAAAGTCCTGAGGAACTAGTTTTACCCCCGTCAACAAGTATTCATCAATATATGAGCGCTGCTAATCCGCCAGTTATCATTCATTGTTCAGCCG GTATTGGTCGAACTGGTGTGCTTATTTTGATGGACACTGCTCTAGCCTTAATGGATGCTCGTGAGCCAGTATACCCATTAGACATAGTCCAAGGCATGAGAGATCAACGTGCCTGCATGGTACAGAATGTG AGTCAATATCGCTTTGTGTGCGAATGTATATGCGCAGCTTATGTTAAAATAGCACGATCGGATGCTATCTCGAAGTCAGAAGATTCGTAA
- the LOC119073141 gene encoding zinc finger Y-chromosomal protein 2-like produces MMSLFNNISFNNVDQSIYSSISDLSSFHDDPEQSVTASTSFTDHLYPPPHQDGPLPIFVQIPVCHNTNHQISRQQTKEIKSELIKSEVENVTTSLPSTQSTICTQSSTVTTTIPSANICSQQQTPPTLITARPKSSIKCFKCNQCPFISISQSGLDKHVDKNHHNGNQTSVFKTLKCFGCPNVFYSQNSLKVHLVKDHQMSDDEIKYLVENMVLDGENVDENLLATPIKQKIYLKNLSILKAPEFRTDETDCSGSELFNNFNEGNHYAKESEQNMPVELYDDVPDDFINLIDDELNEQSDVLMESGANSDFQSKIFVKDVNNLKNPTYSTGHQFLFDGIQDFRCETQQINLIDTPPPTSDTSIQTSYPNQNFSADFDNSMNELQPKKKPCKIFIKNVDILPKPILLQTSGNHFISTSPQPLYSGNYIIPFGKQTQSTFVRNPCDSSFLYSPGKSMNENRQPVQQKKIFIKNIDILKETITTTPVAKKNMLHLRTVDDINLMNVNEAQNLRENYQEDATRVSSTIENTNENYNEIEDYTINNDQCLESVIEDFVTYYQNNDNDRLQFPVFQDMHAVNFPSNGSDFHLDSISTECPTSSVINLENITDSTTSSIDEKAVNKTEQMNGNTETQLYYNNCDGAERNMGNIYDYEKAFDEEILFVCAEEVINSCEQNRDNGSTFNDERLNTPTNCAIIPEEITQDAKELSKNEEPAKGRIYVVSNLMKPTNDSDKQASEVLPDTINGNQMVELIESNDEDDNQCVNTDNTKVVQVFLLDDTKKAIKRKKAIGRPKGGRNNRYTLNSINAKDNSAIKYQCTQNCAMRFSSSKVLSFHEQCHDQSQKNGIICPKCKENNFRNFNTLHTHLWRQHSVDMELYSCESCDFKTPILSRLLNTHKKIHLDDRNYKCETCEKAFKNAKQLKNHRALHNEVRVIRKCEFCDKLFFNKKYLRNHVKSVHEMLNEFKCIVCDNIFSSVVACRTHMLNHTNMSKKFQCEKCTYSTNDGSGFRRHLKIHENTKTYECRKCSFRCIQSKQFKSHILKLHPDIANEVLFSCVKCPYVTVNRSKFDLHQLHHEFKEASSEVVAESEAVEESDDDEVLIKFAK; encoded by the exons ATGATGAGccttttcaacaacatttctTTCAATAATGTTGACCAATCGATCTACTCGTCAATCAGTGAT CTATCATCGTTCCATGATGACCCAGAACAGTCAGTCACAGCATCAACATCTTTCACAGACCATTTATATCCACCTCCGCACCAGGATGGTCCATTGccaatttttgtacaaattcCAGTTTGTCACAATACGAATCATCAGATTAGTAGACAACAGACTAAAGAAATTAAATCCGAGTTAATTAAGTCGGAAGTGGAAAATGTCACAACATCTCTACCTTCAACGCAGTCTACGATATGTACTCAAAGTTCTACGGTAACGACAACTATACCCAGCGCTAATATATGCTCGCAACAACAGACACCACCCACACTAATCACTGCACGTCCAAAATCgtccataaaatgttttaaatgcaATCAGTGTCCATTCATCAGCATATCGCAGAGTGGACTCGATAAACATGTCGATAAGAATCACCACAACGGGAACCAGACATCAGTGTTTAAGACGCTAAAATGTTTCGGTTGTCCCAATGTTTTCTATTCGCAAAATTCCCTGAAAGTGCACTTGGTGAAGGACCATCAAATGAGCGACGACGAGATCAAATATTTGGTGGAAAATATGGTCTTGGATGGTGAAAATGTCgacgaaaatttattggcGACACCGataaagcaaaaaatttatttaaagaatttgtCAATTCTTAAGGCACCTGAATTTCGCACAGACGAAACTGATTGCAGTGGATCGGAAttattcaacaatttcaaCGAAGGAAACCATTATGCCAAAGAAAGCGAGCAGAATATGCCCGTTGAACTGTACGATGACGTTCCGgatgattttattaatttaattgacgaTGAACTCAATGAACAAAGTGATGTTTTGATGGAAAGCGGTGCTAATAGCGACTttcaaagcaaaatatttgttaaggatgtgaacaatttgaaaaatccCACCTACTCAACGGGTCATCAATTTCTATTCGACGGCATTCAAGATTTTCGATGCGAGacgcaacaaataaatttgatagACACTCCACCGCCTACATCAGATACCAGCATTCAGACCAGCTatccaaatcaaaatttcagtgCAGATTTTGACAATTCTATGAACGAACTGCAACCGAAGAAGAAACCGTGCAAAATATTCATTAAAAACGTTGACATCCTACCGAAGCCCATTTTATTGCAGACCAGTGGCAACCACTTCATATCCACATCGCCTCAACCGTTGTATTCAGGAAATTATATAATTCCATTTGGTAAACAGACACAGAGTACGTTCGTTCGTAACCCTTGCGATTCATCATTTCTATATTCGCCGGGTAAGTCGATGAACGAAAATCGACAGCCTGTGCAGCAGAAGAAGATTTTCATAAAGAACATTGATATCTTGAAAGAAACAATCACAACAACTCCGGTAGCTAAGAAGAACATGTTGCACCTTCGTACTGTTGACGATATTAATTTGATGAATGTAAATGAG GCTCAAAACCTTCGAGAAAATTACCAAGAAGATGCGACGCGTGTGTCATCTACCATTGAGAATACCAATGAAAACTACAACGAAATTGAAGACTATACCATCAACAACGACCAATGTCTCGAATCTGTCATCGAGGACTTTGTCACATATTATCAGAACAATGACAACGATAGATTGCAATTTCCTGTGTTCCAAGACATGCATGCCGTCAATTTTCCATCGAATGGTTCCGATTTTCATTTGGATTCCATTTCAACAGAGTGTCCGACGAGCAGCGTTATAAATTTGGAGAATATCACAGATTCAACCACATCATCGATTGACGAAAAGGCTGTAAATAAAACGGAACAAATGAACGGAAATACAGAGACTCAACTCTATTACAACAACTGCGACGGCGCTGAAAGGAATATGGGCAATATTTACGACTACGAAAAAGCATTCGATGAGGAAATCCTGTTTGTTTGTGCTGAAGAAGTTATCAATTCATGTGAGCAAAATCGCGACAATGGCAGTACATTCAACGATGAAAGACTGAACACACCAACCAATTGTGCAATCATTCCGGAAGAAATTACACAAGACGCAAAGGAATTGTCTAAGAATGAAGAGCCTGCAAAGGGAAGGATTTATGTTGTAAGCAACCTAATGAAACCTACTAATGACAGTGATAAACAAGCAAGTGAAGTGCTGCCTGATACAATTAATGGAAACCAAATGGTTGAACTTATCGAAAGCAATGACGAAGACGATAATCAGTGTGTTAACACCGATAACACCAAAGTTGTTCAAGTTTTTCTGCTAGACGATACGAAGAAAGCGATCAAACGGAAAAAGGCTATTGGACGACCAAAGGGTGGAAGGAACAatcgttacactt TAAATTCCATCAATGCAAAAGACAACAGTGCCATCAAGTATCAGTGCACGCAAAATTGTGCAATGAGATTCAGCAGCTCCAAAGTATTGAGTTTTCACGAGCAATGTCACGATCAAAGCCAAAAGAATGGAATCATTTGTCCCAAGTGCAAGGAAAACAACTTTCGTAATTTTAACACTCTTCACACTCATCTCTGGCGACAACATTCAGTAGATATGGAACTGTACAGTTGCGAATCGTGTGATTTTAAGACGCCCATTCTCTCTAGACTGCTAAATAcccataaaaaaattcatttagacgACCGAAACTATAAATGCGAGACCTGTGAGAAAGCTttcaaaaatgcaaaacaGTTGAAAAATCACCGAGCTCTACACAACGAGGTGCGAGTTATACGAAAGTGTGAATTCtgtgacaaattattttttaacaagaaaTATCTGCGCAATCACGTAAAATCGGTGCACGAAATGTTGAACGAATTCAAGTGTATAGTCTGtgataatattttttcgtCGGTCGTTGCCTGTCGGACCCATATGCTAAACCACACGAATATGTCGAAGAAATTTCAATGCGAGAAGTGCACATACTCAACCAACGATGGAAGTGGCTTTCGAAGACATTTAAAAATCCACGAGAATACAAAAACTTACGAGTGCCGTAAGTGTTCGTTTCGTTGCATCCAGAGCAAGCAATTTAAA AGTCACATTTTAAAACTGCATCCTGACATTGCCAATGAGGTTCTGTTTTCTTGCGTAAAATGTCCGTATGTTACAGTCAATCGGAGTAAATTCGATTTGCACCAACTCCATCATGAGTTCAAAGAGGCTTCCAGCGAAGTGGTAGCAGAAAGTGAAGCGGTAGAAGAAAGCGATGATGATGAAGTATTAATAAAGTTTGCAAAGTAA